One stretch of Amycolatopsis sp. NBC_00345 DNA includes these proteins:
- a CDS encoding YbaB/EbfC family DNA-binding protein, with the protein MAEFDVDLAAARVAEQAERAGADAAARFARSGPVVGKAEVGDVAVEVAPGGLLTGLTLSRSALRSGSEALAAQIVELAHRAQRRAGDRMHQVLAPVLEPAQLTSLGYEPLAEDDPDYYDDRPEMP; encoded by the coding sequence ATGGCTGAGTTCGACGTCGACCTGGCCGCGGCGCGTGTCGCCGAACAGGCCGAGCGTGCCGGGGCGGACGCGGCCGCGCGGTTCGCCCGGTCCGGTCCCGTGGTGGGCAAGGCGGAGGTTGGTGACGTGGCGGTGGAGGTCGCCCCCGGCGGTTTGCTGACGGGGCTGACGCTCTCGCGGTCCGCGTTGCGTTCGGGTTCCGAGGCGCTGGCCGCGCAGATCGTCGAGCTGGCCCACCGCGCGCAGCGGCGGGCGGGCGACCGGATGCACCAGGTGCTCGCGCCGGTGCTGGAGCCCGCGCAGCTCACGTCACTGGGCTACGAGCCGCTGGCTGAAGACGACCCTGACTACTACGACGACCGCCCGGAGATGCCGTGA
- a CDS encoding YbaB/EbfC family nucleoid-associated protein codes for MNALSTRALIEQARSREAALTQVSALMAQARGTAHAPDGTVEVTVDALGSLHRLWLAPSVINADPSRLSALIIDVTSAAMTEAAQDSYNKVALLLGAEMTELVEQLSGVPAPARAEDDDPGMTVEEFQRQRAERLGERTVAASSATPVADVSADDDWTTFDPASLRSDR; via the coding sequence GTGAACGCGCTCAGCACCCGCGCGCTGATCGAGCAGGCGCGGTCCCGCGAAGCCGCGCTGACCCAGGTTTCCGCGCTGATGGCGCAGGCCCGCGGCACCGCGCACGCGCCCGACGGCACGGTCGAGGTCACCGTGGACGCGCTCGGCTCGCTGCACCGGCTGTGGCTCGCGCCGTCGGTGATCAACGCCGATCCGTCACGGCTTTCCGCGCTGATCATCGACGTCACCTCCGCCGCCATGACCGAGGCGGCGCAGGACAGCTACAACAAGGTCGCGCTGCTGCTCGGCGCGGAGATGACCGAGCTGGTCGAACAGCTTTCCGGCGTGCCCGCCCCGGCCCGCGCCGAGGACGACGACCCGGGCATGACCGTCGAGGAGTTCCAGCGCCAGCGTGCGGAACGGCTGGGGGAGCGGACCGTCGCTGCCTCCAGTGCGACGCCCGTCGCGGACGTTTCAGCGGACGACGACTGGACCACGTTCGACCCGGCCTCCCTGCGTTCGGACCGCTGA
- a CDS encoding CHAP domain-containing protein produces the protein MRTKIVSAVLLLAGVCAPPAAAASVSARTGPGTVFPAAAGALDDRAAAVCTVRAEPVDGNDGWARLSSGGWVPAAQLKTVTAAPECEGTGAYPAGDDYPYRTAGADNVDRWAFYRGQCTSFVAWRLEQTLGYFHNFQWHNGIPGHWGNAVDWDDNARKLGYRVDRVPVPGAVAQWESGHVAYISAVQGKTVTVEEYNWVTPLAYDIRVTTMDRISAVLHVVPGR, from the coding sequence ATGCGAACGAAGATCGTCTCCGCCGTACTCCTCCTGGCCGGTGTCTGCGCGCCTCCGGCGGCCGCCGCGAGCGTGAGCGCCCGGACCGGGCCCGGCACCGTGTTCCCCGCCGCGGCCGGGGCGCTCGACGATCGAGCCGCGGCCGTCTGCACGGTGCGCGCCGAACCGGTCGACGGTAATGACGGCTGGGCACGGCTGAGCAGTGGCGGCTGGGTCCCGGCAGCGCAACTCAAGACGGTGACCGCCGCGCCCGAGTGCGAGGGGACCGGCGCGTACCCCGCCGGCGACGACTACCCGTACCGGACGGCCGGTGCCGACAACGTTGACAGGTGGGCGTTCTACCGCGGCCAGTGCACGTCGTTCGTCGCGTGGCGGCTGGAGCAGACGCTCGGGTACTTCCACAACTTCCAGTGGCACAACGGGATTCCCGGCCACTGGGGCAACGCCGTCGACTGGGACGACAACGCGCGCAAGCTCGGCTACCGCGTCGACCGCGTGCCCGTGCCCGGCGCCGTGGCGCAGTGGGAGAGCGGGCACGTGGCGTACATCAGTGCTGTGCAAGGGAAAACGGTCACGGTTGAGGAGTACAACTGGGTCACGCCGCTGGCTTACGACATCCGGGTGACGACCATGGACCGGATCAGTGCGGTGCTGCACGTGGTGCCCGGCCGGTAA
- a CDS encoding RICIN domain-containing protein, whose translation MSVKRRPFGLVGKALAFFAACLGLAFGSPALTPHATAATPFKVLAFYSGTYDAAHISFEKEANVWFPQQAAANGFSYSSTTNWDQLTSITPDQYQVVMFYDDQPQSQAQFEGFQRYMNAGGAFFGFHVTAYNDDSTPSYANWFHNDFLGTGRFVSNSWGPTAETLKIENRTHPSTVNLPATIQSSVSEWYSWQNDLRQNPNISILASLDPSTFPVGDDPNQTWYSGYYPIMWTNKNYKMIYANFGHNKMNYDTNTALSSTFESADQNKFILDGLRWLGGASSDGGTPPAGGISPTAWYPVVNKANGKCVDARSAASANGTVIQQYTCNASNAQQFQFQPTSAGFTRVNNRTNPAQVIDVSNVATTDNAGLQLWAYSGGTNQQWQPVSEGAGYYHFVARNSGKCLTVPGGSTADSVQLVQSACNGGAAQSFHVA comes from the coding sequence ATGTCCGTCAAACGACGCCCGTTCGGGCTCGTGGGCAAGGCATTGGCGTTTTTCGCCGCCTGCCTCGGCCTCGCGTTCGGCTCGCCGGCCCTCACTCCACACGCCACCGCGGCGACGCCGTTCAAGGTGCTCGCGTTCTACAGCGGCACGTACGACGCCGCGCACATCAGCTTCGAGAAGGAGGCCAACGTCTGGTTCCCCCAGCAGGCGGCGGCCAACGGCTTCAGCTATTCCTCCACCACCAACTGGGACCAGCTCACCAGCATCACGCCGGACCAGTACCAGGTGGTGATGTTCTACGACGACCAGCCGCAGTCGCAGGCGCAGTTCGAGGGTTTCCAGCGGTACATGAACGCGGGCGGCGCGTTCTTCGGGTTCCACGTGACGGCGTACAACGACGACTCCACACCGTCGTACGCGAACTGGTTCCACAACGACTTCCTCGGCACCGGCCGGTTCGTCTCCAACAGCTGGGGCCCGACCGCCGAAACGCTGAAGATCGAGAACCGCACGCACCCGTCCACGGTGAACCTGCCCGCGACCATCCAGTCCTCGGTCAGTGAGTGGTACTCCTGGCAGAACGACCTGCGGCAGAACCCGAACATTTCGATCCTGGCCTCGCTCGACCCGTCGACCTTCCCGGTGGGCGACGACCCGAACCAGACCTGGTACAGCGGGTACTACCCGATCATGTGGACGAACAAGAACTACAAGATGATCTACGCGAACTTCGGCCACAACAAGATGAACTACGACACCAACACCGCGCTGTCGTCGACCTTCGAGAGCGCCGACCAGAACAAGTTCATCCTCGACGGCCTGCGCTGGCTGGGCGGCGCCTCGAGTGACGGCGGCACCCCGCCGGCGGGCGGCATCTCGCCGACCGCGTGGTACCCGGTGGTGAACAAGGCCAACGGCAAGTGCGTCGACGCGCGCTCCGCGGCCTCGGCCAACGGCACCGTGATCCAGCAGTACACGTGCAACGCCTCGAACGCGCAGCAGTTCCAGTTCCAGCCGACCAGCGCCGGGTTCACCCGGGTGAACAACCGGACCAATCCGGCGCAGGTCATCGACGTGTCCAATGTGGCCACCACGGACAACGCCGGACTGCAGCTGTGGGCTTACAGCGGCGGGACCAACCAGCAGTGGCAGCCGGTCTCCGAGGGTGCCGGGTACTACCACTTCGTGGCCCGTAACAGCGGAAAGTGCCTGACCGTGCCCGGCGGCTCGACGGCGGACAGTGTCCAGCTGGTCCAGTCGGCCTGCAACGGTGGTGCGGCGCAGTCGTTCCACGTGGCGTGA
- a CDS encoding winged helix-turn-helix domain-containing protein, with protein MTAPQLDRLLSDPTRLAIMSVLCAAEWCDFAFLRDGVSLSDSALSKQLATLKKAEYIEQRRTYLGRVPKTSVQATAEGRERFLEHVEALRMIVERAPNR; from the coding sequence ATGACCGCACCGCAACTGGACCGCCTGTTGTCGGACCCGACGCGGCTGGCCATCATGTCGGTGCTCTGCGCGGCCGAGTGGTGCGACTTCGCCTTCCTGCGCGACGGAGTGTCCCTTTCGGACTCCGCACTGTCCAAACAGCTGGCGACACTGAAAAAAGCCGAGTACATCGAGCAGCGCCGGACCTACCTCGGCCGGGTGCCCAAGACCTCGGTCCAGGCCACCGCCGAAGGGCGGGAACGGTTCCTGGAGCACGTCGAGGCGTTGCGAATGATCGTCGAGCGAGCCCCGAACCGTTGA
- a CDS encoding PepSY-associated TM helix domain-containing protein has product MTTDELTRAEPVRLARKGNFRRWLHRKPVRRALIVTHRWTSLVLGLFLVLETTSGAVLLYHAEYFRATHGEFYQHTDSSHPVGFQQARDIVAAAHPEFSPAWVSADGGILAVGDADFAQAYAVDPGTGRINGEARIENGVMGFLVNLHDCGLTCANDPGYVSWLAAPVPSIGIDWSPSMNWGLLILVVLGLLMVLLALTGIVVWWPGFRRFSHGFRVRTGKGRFARDFDLHNVIGIATVPFVLMWGVTGAAFYLPQAKDAWLAVTGGAPADTAKYSFTASPAAPGTPEIGIDRAAAAALAVTPGEVRYVTAPQSGYYNVSIASPGYQPYGERAFFGGDHTVYVDSHDATHVSDMDGKPQPGANTFYDRVFEPAHFGWLIGPWWRIVWFVLGLAPLALMLTGLSTWLFRTGSKRRRRKAKQATAA; this is encoded by the coding sequence ATGACTACCGACGAGCTGACCCGCGCGGAACCGGTCCGCCTGGCCCGCAAAGGCAACTTCCGGCGGTGGCTGCACCGCAAGCCGGTACGGCGGGCGCTGATCGTGACGCACCGGTGGACGTCGCTCGTGCTCGGCCTGTTCCTGGTGCTGGAGACGACGTCCGGGGCGGTGCTGCTGTACCACGCGGAGTACTTCCGGGCGACGCACGGCGAGTTCTACCAGCACACCGACAGCTCGCACCCCGTCGGTTTCCAGCAGGCGCGCGACATCGTCGCGGCGGCCCACCCGGAGTTCTCCCCCGCGTGGGTCAGCGCCGACGGCGGGATCCTCGCCGTCGGTGACGCGGACTTCGCGCAGGCGTACGCCGTCGACCCCGGCACCGGGCGGATCAACGGCGAGGCCCGGATCGAAAACGGCGTGATGGGCTTCCTGGTGAACCTGCACGACTGCGGGCTGACCTGCGCGAACGACCCGGGTTACGTCTCGTGGCTGGCCGCGCCCGTGCCGTCGATCGGGATCGACTGGTCGCCGAGCATGAACTGGGGACTGCTGATCCTGGTGGTGCTCGGCCTGCTGATGGTGCTGCTGGCGCTGACCGGGATCGTCGTGTGGTGGCCCGGGTTCCGGCGGTTCTCGCACGGCTTCCGCGTCCGCACCGGCAAGGGCCGGTTCGCCCGAGACTTCGACCTGCACAACGTGATCGGCATCGCGACGGTGCCGTTTGTGCTGATGTGGGGCGTCACCGGCGCCGCGTTCTACCTGCCGCAGGCGAAGGACGCGTGGCTGGCCGTCACCGGCGGCGCGCCCGCCGACACAGCCAAGTACTCGTTCACCGCGAGCCCCGCCGCGCCGGGCACCCCCGAGATCGGGATCGACCGGGCGGCCGCCGCGGCCCTCGCCGTCACGCCCGGCGAAGTGCGTTACGTGACCGCCCCGCAGAGCGGGTACTACAACGTCTCGATCGCGAGCCCCGGCTACCAGCCGTACGGCGAGCGCGCCTTCTTCGGCGGCGACCACACGGTGTACGTCGACAGCCACGACGCGACGCATGTGTCCGATATGGACGGCAAACCGCAACCGGGCGCGAACACGTTCTACGACAGGGTCTTCGAGCCCGCCCACTTCGGCTGGCTGATCGGCCCCTGGTGGCGGATCGTGTGGTTCGTGCTCGGCTTGGCGCCCTTGGCGCTGATGCTCACCGGGCTGTCCACCTGGCTGTTCCGGACCGGCTCGAAACGCCGCCGCCGCAAGGCGAAACAGGCGACAGCAGCGTGA